The following proteins come from a genomic window of Achromobacter sp. AONIH1:
- a CDS encoding conjugal transfer protein TraG N-terminal domain-containing protein, with the protein MTLFTTDYLEYYLTLVSWIVNNGIWAVLVSSGVFALPFVAIVVQEWLKARAEGADEGNKGVLSAARIENRVFVAIVVVMFAGIPFIDVDLSTIQYDSSRSAQCQVSVPQPTETGWSQSFSTINNQSAKVPVWWAFMHALSRAVTSASVAAIPCGTDLRQMRMEIDATRIDDPVLAQEVADFSRDCYGPARAKLFMQRPDLDEQQMHDVTWIGSRFFTDTGGYYDSYRSSTAREAWPYDDSRDAGLAQVANGGGYPTCRQWWSDGSNGLRARLLGQVDPSLLNRLAGWAGFLSRAEVDDSVIRAIASPRQQKLNQGSVYTDYGGQIDKTLPNIVTRATGDVGMAVGAIAAFPAMDVVRQSLPMILALLKMALVICIPLVLVVGTYDLKTVITVSVVQFALFFTDFWFQLARWIDSTILDALYGWGFGWNRPHTNFDPLVGLNNAFGDMLLMFVMGTMFLVLPGFWLASLTWVGIRAGHVIQGLSDGSKSAGQAGGKGAGALTGGKLK; encoded by the coding sequence ATGACGCTCTTCACGACCGACTATCTGGAGTACTACCTCACCCTCGTGTCCTGGATCGTCAACAACGGCATCTGGGCCGTGCTGGTGTCCAGCGGGGTGTTCGCGCTGCCTTTCGTCGCCATCGTCGTGCAGGAGTGGCTGAAGGCCCGTGCGGAAGGCGCTGACGAGGGCAACAAAGGCGTTCTGAGTGCCGCCCGTATCGAGAACCGGGTGTTCGTCGCGATCGTGGTGGTGATGTTCGCGGGCATTCCGTTTATCGACGTGGACCTCAGCACCATCCAGTACGACAGCTCGCGCTCGGCGCAGTGCCAAGTCAGCGTGCCGCAGCCCACAGAAACCGGCTGGTCGCAGTCCTTCAGCACCATCAACAACCAGTCGGCGAAGGTGCCGGTCTGGTGGGCCTTCATGCACGCGCTCTCGCGCGCGGTCACGAGCGCCTCGGTGGCTGCGATCCCGTGCGGTACGGACCTGCGGCAGATGAGGATGGAGATCGACGCGACCCGCATTGACGACCCGGTACTCGCTCAAGAGGTCGCGGACTTCTCGCGGGATTGCTATGGGCCTGCGCGGGCCAAACTGTTCATGCAGCGCCCGGATCTCGATGAGCAGCAGATGCACGACGTGACCTGGATCGGCTCGCGCTTTTTCACGGACACGGGTGGCTACTACGACAGCTACCGCTCCAGCACGGCGCGCGAGGCATGGCCCTATGACGACAGCCGCGATGCAGGCCTCGCGCAGGTTGCCAATGGTGGCGGCTACCCGACCTGCAGGCAGTGGTGGTCAGACGGCAGCAACGGACTGCGCGCGCGGCTGCTGGGGCAAGTGGACCCGAGCCTGCTGAATCGCCTGGCGGGCTGGGCCGGGTTCCTGAGCCGGGCCGAGGTGGACGATTCGGTGATCCGCGCCATCGCGTCACCCCGGCAGCAGAAATTGAACCAGGGCAGCGTCTATACGGACTACGGCGGCCAGATCGACAAGACCCTGCCGAACATCGTGACGCGCGCCACAGGCGACGTCGGGATGGCAGTAGGCGCGATTGCCGCGTTTCCCGCCATGGATGTCGTGCGCCAATCCCTGCCCATGATCCTCGCCTTACTGAAGATGGCGCTGGTCATCTGCATCCCGCTCGTGCTGGTTGTGGGCACCTATGACCTGAAGACGGTCATCACCGTCAGCGTCGTGCAATTCGCGCTGTTCTTCACGGACTTCTGGTTCCAGCTCGCACGCTGGATCGATTCAACGATCCTGGACGCGCTCTACGGGTGGGGCTTCGGCTGGAACCGGCCGCACACCAACTTCGATCCGCTGGTGGGGCTGAACAACGCCTTCGGCGACATGCTCCTGATGTTCGTCATGGGCACGATGTTCCTGGTTCTGCCGGGATTCTGGCTGGCGAGCCTTACCTGGGTTGGGATTCGGGCCGGGCACGTCATCCAAGGGCTCTCCGATGGCAGCAAGAGCGCCGGGCAAGCTGGCGGCAAGGGTGCCGGGGCGCTCACCGGAGGAAAGCTGAAATAG
- a CDS encoding integrase, whose translation MPTAIEFIADRLPRVTVEDVRRFADTVEIRDAPAFAAELQAFIHERVEAVKLPANLEGETVAQALERKAATLRADTRWAPNETDVQRGRAVLLEAFNQPDNLPPAEFAKLADKSRQQIYKDILARRLLALNVGPRGQKLPDWQLDPVKQQLTQTVLQEVEGIDHWTIYRALSEPLEGLGGRSPVDAVTHGTIDDVAEAVFNVLGVQVH comes from the coding sequence ATGCCCACTGCCATCGAATTCATTGCCGATCGTCTGCCGCGCGTCACGGTGGAGGATGTGCGCCGATTTGCGGATACCGTCGAAATCCGGGATGCCCCGGCGTTCGCGGCCGAGTTGCAGGCGTTCATCCATGAGCGCGTGGAGGCGGTGAAGCTGCCCGCCAACCTGGAAGGTGAAACGGTGGCGCAGGCCTTGGAGCGCAAGGCGGCCACGCTGCGCGCCGACACGCGCTGGGCACCGAATGAAACCGATGTCCAGCGAGGCCGCGCCGTGCTGCTGGAAGCCTTCAACCAGCCGGACAACCTGCCGCCTGCCGAGTTCGCCAAGCTGGCGGACAAGTCGCGCCAGCAAATCTACAAGGACATCCTCGCCCGTCGGCTGCTGGCGCTGAACGTGGGGCCGCGCGGCCAGAAGCTGCCCGACTGGCAGCTCGACCCGGTGAAGCAGCAGTTGACCCAAACCGTGCTCCAGGAGGTCGAGGGCATCGACCACTGGACGATCTACCGCGCGCTGTCCGAACCCCTCGAAGGCCTGGGTGGTCGCTCGCCGGTGGATGCGGTGACGCATGGCACGATCGATGACGTGGCCGAGGCCGTGTTCAACGTGCTGGGCGTCCAGGTGCATTGA
- a CDS encoding helix-turn-helix transcriptional regulator, whose amino-acid sequence MRTLERTRADLAAFLRARRERLSPADVGLPSGGRRRTPGLRREEVAALAGVGLTWYTWLEQGRDIGVSATFLDNLARVLKLDAAERRHLFLLAHERPPAEPGKTWCVLPPLVRRLMHDLPHPAFVLNLRWDVLGFNAPADALFGFDTHAPERRNLLWLLFTDPILRERVDAWEEQAPLMLSSFRRDFARATQEANIHELVDELERVSPEFKAWWRQHDVHAPCNGVRKLVIDSKAEPFEHTSLTVDEDRHLRLTVYARQLVDAESNRRPE is encoded by the coding sequence ATGAGAACGCTGGAACGAACGCGCGCCGATCTGGCCGCCTTTCTGCGCGCACGGCGCGAACGGCTGTCGCCCGCCGACGTGGGCTTGCCCAGCGGTGGCCGCCGGCGCACGCCAGGACTTCGGCGCGAGGAAGTCGCCGCGCTCGCTGGTGTCGGCTTGACCTGGTACACATGGCTGGAACAGGGCCGCGATATTGGTGTTTCGGCCACCTTTCTGGACAACCTGGCGCGAGTGCTGAAACTGGATGCTGCCGAGCGGCGGCACCTGTTCCTGCTGGCGCACGAGAGGCCACCGGCCGAGCCGGGCAAGACATGGTGCGTGCTGCCGCCGCTGGTACGGCGCTTGATGCACGACCTGCCGCACCCGGCCTTCGTGCTCAACCTGCGCTGGGACGTGCTGGGCTTCAATGCGCCTGCGGATGCGCTTTTCGGATTTGATACGCACGCGCCCGAGCGGCGCAATCTGCTCTGGCTGCTGTTCACCGATCCCATCCTGCGCGAGCGCGTGGATGCCTGGGAAGAACAAGCTCCGCTGATGCTGTCCAGCTTCCGACGCGACTTTGCCCGCGCCACGCAGGAAGCGAACATTCATGAACTGGTGGACGAACTGGAACGGGTTTCGCCCGAGTTCAAGGCATGGTGGCGGCAGCACGACGTCCATGCGCCTTGCAATGGCGTGCGCAAACTAGTGATCGACAGCAAGGCGGAGCCGTTCGAACACACCTCGCTGACAGTTGACGAGGATCGACACCTGCGGCTGACGGTCTATGCGCGGCAATTGGTTGACGCTGAATCCAACCGCAGACCGGAGTAA
- the mobH gene encoding MobH family relaxase — protein MLSLFQRKRPPVAAAPSPALATDLPKGLMRPESAASLLGTPRRQKLLEHIWQRTSLSRRQFATLYRAPLERYAELVQVFPASEAHHHAYPGGMLDHGLEIVAYSLKLRQSHLLPIGASPEDQAAQAEAWTAAVAYAALLHDIGKVAVDLHVELADGSTWHPWHGPLRQPYRFRYRDDREYRLHSAATGLLYRQLLDRDLLDWLSGYPSLWAPLLYVLAGQYEHAGVLGELVVQADRASVAQELGGDPARAMAAPKHSLQRKLVNGLRYLLKEELKLNQPEASDGWLTDDALWLVSKTVSDKLRAHLLSQGVDGIPANNTAVFNVLQDHGMLQPTADGKAIWRATVTSSTGWSHSFTLLRLAPALIWEPGERPAPFGGTVAIDTTAADKDADASVQSVAIAATPPAEEQQSAPWTDADGAAAPVHPFAAQAVPDVMEDMLAMVGMGDLPATRQDVEAVSIEALAPSLAKPMPPSPGPAPTAAQPSGEHFMAWLQQRVASRRLIINDAKALVHTVGDTAYLVSPGVFQRYAQEHPQVGTLAKLENLQDWQWVQKRFERLQHHRKQPNGLNIWTCEVTGPRKSRQLHGYLLREPHSLFSEMPPNNPYLSLKGGS, from the coding sequence ATGCTCTCCCTGTTCCAGCGAAAACGGCCCCCGGTCGCTGCCGCGCCGTCGCCAGCCCTCGCCACCGACCTTCCGAAAGGGCTGATGCGGCCGGAGTCGGCCGCATCGCTGCTGGGCACCCCGCGCCGGCAGAAGCTGCTGGAACACATCTGGCAGCGCACCTCACTCTCGCGCAGGCAGTTCGCCACCCTGTACCGCGCGCCACTGGAGCGATACGCCGAGCTGGTCCAGGTCTTCCCGGCCTCCGAAGCGCACCACCACGCATACCCGGGCGGCATGCTCGACCATGGCCTCGAAATCGTCGCCTACAGCCTGAAGCTGCGGCAGTCCCATCTGCTGCCCATCGGCGCCAGTCCCGAAGACCAGGCGGCGCAGGCCGAAGCCTGGACTGCGGCCGTCGCCTATGCCGCGTTGCTCCATGACATCGGCAAGGTGGCGGTCGATCTGCACGTCGAGCTGGCCGACGGCAGCACCTGGCACCCGTGGCACGGCCCCCTGCGTCAGCCGTACCGCTTCCGCTACCGCGACGATCGCGAGTACCGGCTCCACAGCGCCGCGACAGGCTTGCTCTACCGGCAACTGCTCGACCGCGATCTGCTGGACTGGCTCAGTGGCTATCCCTCCCTGTGGGCGCCGCTGCTCTACGTCCTGGCCGGGCAGTACGAGCACGCCGGGGTACTGGGCGAGCTGGTTGTGCAGGCCGACCGCGCCTCCGTCGCCCAGGAGCTGGGCGGCGATCCCGCGCGCGCCATGGCCGCGCCCAAGCACTCGCTCCAGCGCAAGCTGGTCAACGGGCTGCGCTACCTGCTCAAGGAAGAGCTGAAACTGAACCAGCCCGAAGCCTCCGATGGCTGGCTCACGGACGATGCGCTTTGGCTGGTGAGCAAGACCGTTTCCGACAAGCTACGCGCGCATCTGCTGTCTCAGGGCGTCGATGGCATCCCTGCGAACAACACCGCGGTGTTCAATGTGCTCCAGGACCATGGCATGTTGCAGCCGACGGCCGACGGCAAGGCGATCTGGCGCGCGACCGTGACCAGTTCGACCGGCTGGTCCCACTCATTCACCCTGTTGCGGCTGGCACCTGCGCTGATTTGGGAGCCTGGCGAGCGGCCAGCGCCGTTCGGGGGGACGGTGGCGATCGACACGACAGCGGCCGACAAAGATGCCGATGCCTCGGTGCAATCGGTGGCAATCGCGGCAACGCCTCCTGCCGAAGAGCAGCAGTCCGCTCCATGGACGGACGCTGACGGCGCCGCTGCCCCGGTTCACCCGTTCGCTGCCCAGGCCGTGCCCGATGTCATGGAAGACATGCTCGCGATGGTGGGAATGGGTGATTTGCCTGCTACCCGGCAGGATGTAGAAGCCGTCTCGATCGAAGCGCTTGCACCGTCCCTGGCGAAGCCTATGCCTCCATCACCAGGGCCCGCGCCCACGGCCGCGCAACCATCCGGTGAACACTTCATGGCATGGCTGCAACAGCGCGTCGCCTCGCGGCGGCTCATCATTAACGACGCCAAGGCGCTCGTGCATACCGTGGGCGACACCGCGTACCTGGTCAGCCCCGGCGTCTTCCAGCGTTACGCGCAGGAACACCCGCAGGTTGGCACGCTGGCGAAGCTGGAAAACCTGCAGGATTGGCAATGGGTCCAGAAACGTTTCGAGCGGCTGCAACACCATCGCAAGCAGCCCAACGGCTTGAACATCTGGACGTGCGAAGTGACAGGGCCTCGCAAGTCCCGTCAGTTGCACGGCTATCTGCTTCGTGAACCGCATTCCTTATTCAGTGAGATGCCGCCCAATAATCCCTATCTTTCCCTTAAGGGTGGCTCATAG
- a CDS encoding helix-turn-helix domain-containing protein — protein MDFFWPRVTKVNTQARKGAMMNAVHQYGAPYASSLMAVKRAIEAGNAPDDSAIPSWLVQSWLRSRSHGLRLGDHRLVDRGYSPHLLNEQDRDLSAIVGEEIEAIWDSFGGENWVAYCTNAQGVIIRAKHGSNPASRGFALHVGRRILESDTGTTAPSCALKEKKPITLIGAEHYLDEFLNMFCCAVPIWGGWGKVVGILNVTGSEEFKSRLVERKLLSAAIKIENRLFLDAHKENSVFRIHYDADFIDTHLAGLVSVNKFGDVLSVTRNALEMFDQADVLHKRYSVSDLFYGDFVVAGDFCLKSHMKNGIVLYTKSCNEHSASVLNDSAAVRANGSLRELSDLHILEVMRKSGGNVSKAAEILNLSRTTIYRVLSRNSEK, from the coding sequence GTGGATTTTTTCTGGCCTCGTGTTACAAAAGTGAACACTCAGGCACGCAAGGGGGCGATGATGAATGCAGTGCACCAGTATGGGGCGCCCTACGCGAGCTCACTTATGGCGGTCAAGCGAGCGATTGAGGCAGGTAATGCACCCGACGATTCCGCAATCCCGAGTTGGCTGGTCCAATCTTGGTTGCGAAGCCGCTCTCACGGCCTGCGCTTGGGCGATCACCGATTGGTGGATAGGGGCTACTCCCCACACCTCTTGAATGAGCAGGATCGTGATCTATCGGCCATCGTCGGCGAGGAGATCGAGGCAATCTGGGATTCGTTCGGCGGTGAGAATTGGGTGGCTTACTGTACCAATGCCCAAGGCGTCATCATCCGTGCAAAGCACGGCTCCAATCCTGCGTCTCGTGGATTCGCACTTCACGTCGGTAGACGTATTTTGGAGAGCGACACCGGTACGACAGCGCCGTCTTGCGCATTGAAGGAGAAAAAGCCAATCACTCTAATTGGCGCAGAACACTACCTTGATGAGTTTCTTAACATGTTCTGCTGTGCTGTACCCATCTGGGGAGGATGGGGAAAGGTCGTCGGAATTCTCAATGTGACAGGTAGCGAGGAGTTCAAATCTCGCTTGGTTGAGCGGAAACTGCTGAGTGCAGCCATCAAGATTGAAAATAGGTTATTCCTTGACGCACATAAAGAAAATAGTGTTTTTAGAATTCACTATGACGCAGATTTTATCGATACGCACTTGGCAGGTTTGGTGTCGGTAAATAAGTTTGGAGATGTCTTGTCTGTGACGAGAAATGCGTTAGAGATGTTCGATCAGGCCGACGTGCTGCATAAGCGTTACAGCGTCAGTGACTTGTTTTATGGCGATTTCGTTGTCGCTGGTGATTTCTGTCTGAAGTCTCACATGAAGAACGGAATCGTTCTGTATACGAAGTCTTGTAATGAACATTCAGCTTCCGTTCTGAACGATAGTGCGGCGGTGCGCGCGAACGGCTCACTCCGAGAGTTGTCAGATCTCCACATATTGGAGGTCATGCGCAAGTCTGGAGGGAATGTAAGTAAGGCCGCCGAAATTTTGAATTTATCCAGGACCACAATTTATAGGGTTTTGAGTCGAAATAGTGAAAAATAA
- a CDS encoding integrating conjugative element protein — MKFRPAFNLFSRRARRTEIVLALAGALALGSGVAWGQLGYQTTGSVIGDDVMYSIGGGNAVSMGRAAGMRSLGVGVGWNSNLICGDMSIQTTLRNQLNGITNGFQQIMSSVIQSATSAVASLPALIIQRADPGLYNLLTNGVLQARLDFDRSKLTCRAMAEKMAETAGGQLGWSQMAEGLALRDAVSSTDAVSAIEQAETRRGNDGVPWVGGSNAGGSGQPAVRVVGDVTRAGYNLVNGRGVTDTSSIAPASCASLSCQTWTSPQAAVEWATRVLGEKEQRTCDACTKTETTPGVGLTPLIQEEYDTKLQALQDLVSKAKNTTPENLREAGSASLPITRGVIEALRDEPDQHLLSQRLASEVALASVLEKALLLQRTLLTGKKEPNVAANELAVEAVNHESDTLDREIRNLKTELELRRELANNSPMAIIQRHGTRAAGSRGIYEGDPVPDRLDQLQKGNPGSRP, encoded by the coding sequence ATGAAGTTCCGTCCCGCATTCAATCTGTTCTCCCGCCGGGCACGCCGCACGGAGATCGTCCTGGCGCTGGCCGGCGCGCTCGCGCTGGGCAGCGGCGTGGCCTGGGGTCAACTGGGATACCAGACCACCGGCAGCGTCATCGGCGATGACGTCATGTACTCGATCGGCGGCGGCAACGCCGTGTCGATGGGACGTGCGGCTGGCATGCGCTCCCTCGGTGTTGGCGTGGGCTGGAACAGCAACTTGATCTGCGGTGACATGAGCATCCAGACCACCTTGAGGAATCAACTCAACGGCATCACCAACGGTTTCCAGCAAATCATGTCGTCGGTGATCCAGAGCGCCACCAGTGCGGTGGCATCGTTGCCCGCGCTGATCATCCAGCGGGCCGATCCCGGCCTGTACAACCTGCTCACCAATGGCGTACTGCAGGCCCGGCTGGATTTCGACCGCTCCAAGCTCACGTGCCGTGCCATGGCAGAGAAGATGGCCGAAACGGCGGGCGGCCAGCTCGGCTGGAGCCAGATGGCCGAAGGCCTGGCGCTGCGCGATGCCGTGTCGAGCACGGATGCGGTCTCGGCCATCGAGCAAGCCGAGACGCGCCGCGGCAATGACGGCGTGCCGTGGGTCGGGGGCAGCAACGCGGGCGGCTCCGGCCAGCCCGCGGTCAGGGTCGTCGGCGATGTCACCCGCGCCGGCTACAACCTGGTCAACGGCCGCGGCGTAACCGACACGTCTTCGATCGCCCCGGCCAGTTGTGCCAGCCTCTCGTGCCAGACCTGGACCTCGCCACAGGCCGCCGTCGAGTGGGCTACGCGCGTGCTCGGCGAGAAGGAGCAGCGCACGTGCGATGCCTGCACCAAGACCGAGACGACGCCCGGCGTCGGGCTCACGCCGCTGATCCAGGAGGAATACGACACCAAGCTGCAGGCGCTCCAGGATCTCGTCTCCAAGGCGAAGAACACGACGCCCGAGAACCTGCGCGAAGCCGGCAGCGCGTCGCTGCCCATTACGCGCGGCGTGATCGAGGCGCTGCGCGACGAGCCCGACCAGCACCTGCTGTCGCAGCGCCTGGCGTCCGAGGTCGCGCTGGCGTCCGTGCTGGAGAAAGCGCTGCTGCTGCAGCGCACGCTGCTCACGGGCAAGAAGGAGCCCAACGTCGCGGCGAACGAGCTTGCCGTGGAGGCCGTGAACCACGAGAGCGACACGCTCGACCGCGAGATTCGCAACCTCAAGACCGAACTGGAGCTGCGGCGCGAGCTGGCGAACAACTCTCCCATGGCGATCATCCAGCGCCACGGCACGCGCGCGGCCGGCTCGCGCGGCATCTACGAGGGCGATCCTGTGCCGGACCGTCTCGACCAGCTCCAGAAGGGCAATCCGGGGAGTCGGCCATGA
- a CDS encoding TIGR03756 family integrating conjugative element protein, which translates to MTRLFDLMRRLRAGVASLLLLSATGSYALNTATIIGSVASPDCLEYRVVGICYWLYCTWTGCTVRTSVKVRHYIPDAVVSSYSNTGENPWVEVRAMSTPNPSAQAGGDGTTNEDHENNLAKFKNADVIGHPGAEVFNQFVSSSGYFCEGAGTAFMPYLLSTLDTLAWRYNVPEMAYPEALIPGRREVGARTTMNLWGNVYPRGGFLHQTDDFKAGAVVAQRAGDVVTRRGQIHVYQPLLANSRDGYWPAGALMEGDASTGKWQELTPVLSSSCTVFPRSGFLTQAQQGDYAWALWRPYACCERRGQVFLGSVDFL; encoded by the coding sequence GTGACCCGACTATTCGACCTGATGCGCCGCCTGCGCGCTGGCGTGGCTTCGTTGCTGCTGCTCAGCGCCACGGGCAGCTACGCCCTCAATACAGCGACCATCATCGGCTCGGTGGCATCGCCCGATTGCCTCGAATACCGTGTCGTCGGCATCTGCTACTGGCTCTACTGCACCTGGACGGGCTGCACGGTGCGCACGTCCGTCAAGGTTCGCCACTACATCCCCGATGCGGTGGTGTCGTCGTATTCGAATACCGGCGAAAACCCCTGGGTCGAAGTCCGGGCGATGAGCACGCCCAACCCGTCCGCCCAGGCTGGCGGCGACGGGACGACGAACGAGGACCACGAAAACAACCTCGCCAAATTCAAGAACGCGGACGTCATCGGCCACCCTGGCGCCGAGGTGTTCAACCAGTTCGTCTCGTCCTCGGGCTACTTCTGCGAGGGCGCGGGCACGGCATTCATGCCGTACTTGCTCAGCACCTTGGACACGCTGGCCTGGCGCTACAACGTGCCCGAGATGGCCTACCCGGAAGCACTGATTCCGGGCCGGCGTGAGGTCGGCGCACGCACCACGATGAACCTGTGGGGCAACGTGTATCCCCGTGGCGGCTTCCTTCACCAGACCGACGACTTCAAGGCCGGCGCAGTGGTGGCCCAGCGTGCAGGCGATGTGGTCACGCGCCGGGGGCAGATCCACGTCTATCAGCCGTTGCTGGCCAACTCCCGCGACGGCTACTGGCCGGCCGGCGCGCTGATGGAGGGCGATGCCTCCACCGGCAAGTGGCAAGAACTCACACCCGTCCTGTCCTCGTCCTGCACGGTCTTTCCGCGCAGCGGCTTCCTTACCCAGGCGCAGCAAGGCGACTACGCATGGGCGCTGTGGCGGCCGTATGCCTGCTGCGAACGCCGGGGCCAGGTGTTCCTGGGCAGCGTCGATTTCCTCTGA
- a CDS encoding TIGR03757 family integrating conjugative element protein has product MRRFPSFLPSKRTWLTASGLAALLATSALYAETWVVTDQAHPVSGKADRLILLDAPSRIEAELASGLPADPARAEHIARDRLSQGGADLQRRIASAYQGVTDAWSLGITSIPAIVVDQRYVVYSEPDVARAVARIEQHRRTQP; this is encoded by the coding sequence ATGCGCCGTTTTCCTTCGTTTCTTCCCTCCAAGCGAACCTGGCTAACGGCCAGCGGCTTGGCTGCGCTCCTCGCGACCAGCGCGCTCTACGCTGAAACCTGGGTCGTCACCGACCAGGCACATCCAGTCTCCGGCAAGGCGGATCGGCTGATCCTGCTGGATGCGCCCTCCCGCATCGAGGCCGAACTGGCATCTGGCCTGCCGGCTGACCCGGCGCGCGCAGAACACATCGCTCGCGATCGCCTGAGCCAGGGCGGTGCCGACCTCCAACGCCGCATTGCCTCCGCATACCAAGGCGTCACCGACGCATGGAGCCTGGGCATCACGAGCATCCCAGCCATCGTGGTGGATCAGCGCTACGTCGTCTATAGCGAGCCGGATGTGGCTCGCGCTGTCGCGCGCATCGAGCAGCACCGGAGGACCCAGCCGTGA
- a CDS encoding RES family NAD+ phosphorylase: MSHELPSFLIDAGELLQHVSRVVYRGSPLYYGRSSTNRYDDPAGAYGVLYLGCDLPTVLMESVFHKHQWLEDTRRSIALKEVNARMVRAVGVLDDVLLADLTAPGVMAGYFGLNLEQLASRDYTHTQRVSAQVHAMLGDDGQALFDGVLYPSRNNYPAASIALFERAGAKVRVVEDIDLVDHVDWPRFVATYRVGVEPDPGPLGPDDETS; the protein is encoded by the coding sequence ATGAGCCACGAGCTGCCTTCGTTCCTGATCGATGCCGGTGAACTGCTCCAGCATGTGAGCCGCGTCGTCTATCGGGGCAGCCCGCTGTACTATGGCCGCAGCAGCACGAATCGCTACGATGACCCAGCGGGGGCCTACGGCGTGCTCTACCTGGGGTGCGACCTGCCCACGGTGCTGATGGAGTCGGTGTTCCATAAGCATCAATGGCTTGAAGACACGAGGCGCTCCATCGCCCTGAAGGAGGTCAACGCCCGGATGGTGCGCGCAGTAGGCGTGCTGGATGACGTGCTTCTGGCCGATCTCACGGCGCCGGGCGTCATGGCGGGCTACTTCGGCCTGAACCTGGAGCAGTTGGCCAGCCGCGACTACACGCACACGCAGCGGGTGTCCGCCCAGGTGCATGCGATGCTCGGAGATGACGGCCAGGCGCTGTTCGACGGGGTGCTCTATCCGTCGCGCAACAACTATCCCGCCGCGAGCATCGCCCTGTTCGAGCGGGCGGGAGCCAAGGTCCGCGTTGTCGAGGACATCGACCTGGTTGACCATGTGGACTGGCCGCGCTTCGTCGCCACCTACCGCGTCGGCGTAGAACCCGATCCAGGCCCGTTGGGGCCAGACGACGAAACGTCCTGA
- a CDS encoding DUF3742 family protein, whose protein sequence is MNTTTRTSTAERLGRAFGRGWRACARGERRASNWLVSKGMPRAGATVCVWVVKLAVLGVLLYVAFWFALVLLGVAAAGWAAAANTSDEDEWPFTDLTELRKTPGYDPNLHNDTSHELYTDD, encoded by the coding sequence ATGAACACGACGACCCGCACCAGCACCGCAGAACGCCTCGGCCGCGCCTTTGGCCGCGGATGGCGTGCCTGTGCGCGCGGCGAACGGCGGGCGTCGAACTGGTTGGTATCCAAGGGGATGCCGCGAGCTGGCGCGACCGTGTGCGTGTGGGTGGTCAAGCTGGCTGTACTGGGAGTGCTGCTCTACGTTGCGTTTTGGTTCGCACTCGTGCTGCTGGGCGTTGCGGCGGCGGGATGGGCTGCTGCTGCCAATACCTCGGATGAAGACGAGTGGCCTTTCACCGACCTCACCGAGCTGCGCAAGACGCCGGGCTACGATCCCAACCTGCACAACGACACGTCGCACGAGTTGTACACCGACGACTGA